The proteins below are encoded in one region of Gambusia affinis linkage group LG07, SWU_Gaff_1.0, whole genome shotgun sequence:
- the LOC122834211 gene encoding desmin-like, with protein sequence MRASSYTQKSLQVSSSAGRVRVQSPSPSRCRGSSYDSRGRSGYHGTAVEVGTEIHQHHANEKEEMQELNVKFAGYISKVQALEQRNGALQAELATLQDRYKGSPSGISEEYELKFKEVRDLIEALTNEKGAADIERGYIEEEVEVWRLKLEEELALKEEAEMILREFRQDVDSATLQKADLEKRIEELVAEIEFLKKLHDEEVADLMKQIEDSKITAEMDGDRPDLAAYLRNMRAEIESVAARNVQEAEKWYKSKFDTLKEHAGKHEEQMKDMKEEITTYHNQVSDLQNQIDSLRARNAALEQQLEEMEVSHMDKVEGLESIIAQLEAQLCETKLEMTKYLQDYQELLHIKLKLDAEIATYRKLLEGEEQRLGIAKDA encoded by the coding sequence ATGCGGGCTTCATCTTATACCCAGAAGAGTTTGCAGGTCAGCAGCTCTGCTGGCAGAGTAAGAGTTCAGAGCCCGTCTCCATCCCGGTGCCGCGGATCATCGTACGACAGCCGTGGGCGCTCTGGTTACCATGGCACTGCGGTAGAGGTCGGGACAGAGATACACCAGCACCATGCCAACGAGAAGGAGGAGATGCAGGAGCTCAATGTCAAGTTTGCAGGATACATCTCAAAGGTTCAGGCCCTGGAGCAGAGAAACGGCGCTCTGCAGGCGGAGCTGGCCACTCTGCAGGACCGCTACAAGGGAAGTCCGAGTGGCATCAGCGAAGAATACGAGCTCAAGTTCAAAGAGGTGCGAGATCTGATTGAAGCCCTTACCAATGAGAAGGGAGCAGCTGACATTGAGCGAGGCTACAttgaggaggaggtggaagTATGGCGACTaaagctggaggaggagctggcgctcaaagaagaagcagagatgATTCTGAGAGAGTTTCGTCAGGACGTTGACAGCGCCACGCTGCAAAAGGCCGACCTGGAGAAGCGCATAGAAGAACTAGTGGCAGAGATCGAGTTTCTCAAGAAGCTCCACGACGAAGAGGTGGCCGACCTCATGAAGCAGATCGAGGACTCAAAGATTACAGCCGAGATGGACGGAGACCGTCCTGACCTCGCTGCTTACCTGCGCAACATGCGCGCAGAAATAGAATCTGTTGCAGCCCGAAATGTCCAAGAAGCCGAGAAGTGGTACAAGAGCAAATTCGACACCCTGAAGGAGCACGCAGGCAAACACGAAGAGCAAATGAAAGACATGAAAGAAGAGATCACAACCTACCACAACCAGGTATCAGACCTGCAGAACCAGATCGACAGCCTGCGAGCTCGCAATGCCGCCttggagcagcagctggaggagatggaggtCTCCCACATGGACAAGGTGGAAGGCCTGGAGAGCATCATCGCCCAGCTGGAAGCGCAGCTCTGTGAGACCAAGCTGGAGATGACCAAGTACCTTCAAGACTACCAGGAACTGCTGCACATCAAGCTCAAGCTGGATGCAGAGATCGCCACCTACAGGAAGCTACTGGAAGGAGAAGAGCAAAGGCTGGGAATTGCTAAGGATGCCTAA